The following proteins are co-located in the Pseudomonas synxantha genome:
- a CDS encoding IS5 family transposase, whose amino-acid sequence MKQMTFADAEYAGKRKQTRKELFLIEMDRVVPWKGLIALIEPHYPKGEGGRPAYPLMAMLRVHLMQNWFGYSDPAMEEALYETTILRQFSGLSLERIPDETTILNFRRLLEKHELAVGILGVINGYLGDRGLSLRQGTIVDATLIHAPSSTKNKDGKRDPEMHQTKKGNQYYFGAKAHIGVDDESGLVHSVVVTAANVADITQLDKLLHGAENVVCADAGYTGVEKREEHAGRHVIWQIAARRSTYKKHGKRSALYKAMRKIEKAKAQVRAKVEHPFRVIKRQFGYTKVRFRGLVKNTAQMVTLFALSNLWMARRYLLSSAGEVRP is encoded by the coding sequence ATGAAGCAAATGACCTTCGCCGATGCCGAGTACGCCGGTAAGCGCAAGCAGACCCGCAAGGAATTGTTCCTGATCGAGATGGATCGGGTCGTACCCTGGAAGGGTTTGATTGCCCTGATCGAACCTCATTACCCGAAGGGCGAAGGGGGTCGTCCGGCCTATCCTTTGATGGCGATGCTGCGGGTTCATCTCATGCAGAACTGGTTCGGTTACAGCGATCCTGCGATGGAAGAAGCGCTGTACGAGACGACGATCTTGCGCCAGTTTTCCGGTCTGAGCCTGGAGCGGATCCCAGATGAAACTACCATCCTCAACTTCCGTCGCCTGCTGGAAAAGCACGAGTTGGCCGTTGGTATTCTCGGCGTGATCAATGGCTATCTGGGCGACCGTGGCTTGTCGCTGCGACAAGGCACCATCGTCGATGCCACGCTGATTCATGCGCCCAGTTCGACCAAGAACAAGGACGGCAAACGCGACCCTGAGATGCATCAAACCAAGAAAGGTAACCAGTATTACTTCGGTGCCAAAGCTCACATTGGTGTCGACGATGAGTCAGGGCTGGTGCACAGCGTGGTGGTCACTGCGGCCAACGTCGCGGACATAACCCAACTCGACAAACTGCTACACGGTGCTGAGAACGTGGTCTGCGCCGATGCAGGCTATACCGGTGTCGAGAAGCGCGAAGAGCATGCGGGACGCCACGTCATCTGGCAGATTGCAGCCCGGCGCAGTACCTACAAAAAACACGGTAAACGCAGCGCGCTGTACAAAGCGATGCGCAAGATCGAGAAAGCCAAGGCCCAGGTTCGCGCCAAGGTTGAGCATCCATTTCGAGTGATCAAGCGTCAGTTTGGTTATACGAAAGTGCGTTTCCGAGGCTTGGTGAAAAACACTGCTCAGATGGTGACGCTGTTCGCCCTGTCGAACCTTTGGATGGCGCGTCGATATTTGCTCTCCAGCGCAGGAGAGGTGCGTCCGTAA
- the lldD gene encoding FMN-dependent L-lactate dehydrogenase LldD: MIISSASDYRAAAKRKLPRFLFDYIDGGAYAEHTLRANSSDLVEISLRQRILRNVDNLSLSTELFGTELAMPVILSPVGLTGMYARRGEVQAAKAAANKNIPFCLSTVSVCSIEEVASQSPQSIWFQLYVLKDRGFMRNALERAQAAGVTTLVFTVDMPTPGARYRDAHSGMSGPYAAQRRMLQAITKPQWAFDVGLMGRPHDLGNISRYLGKPTHLEDYIGWLANNFDPSISWKDLEWIREFWKGPMIIKGILDPQDAKDAVSFGADGIVVSNHGGRQLDGVLSTAKALPPIAEAVGDDLTVLVDSGIRSGLDVVRMLALGAKACLLGRAAAYALAAEGQHGVENLLDIFAKEMRVAMTLTGVTSIAQIDRSTLV, encoded by the coding sequence ATGATCATCTCGTCCGCTTCCGACTACCGCGCTGCAGCCAAGCGCAAGTTGCCGCGCTTTCTGTTCGACTACATCGACGGCGGCGCCTATGCAGAGCACACCCTGCGCGCCAACAGTTCGGACCTGGTCGAGATCAGCCTGCGCCAGCGCATCCTGCGCAATGTCGACAACCTGAGCCTGAGCACCGAGCTGTTTGGCACTGAACTGGCGATGCCGGTGATCCTCAGCCCAGTGGGCCTGACCGGCATGTATGCGCGGCGCGGGGAAGTGCAAGCGGCCAAGGCGGCGGCCAATAAAAACATTCCCTTCTGCCTGTCGACGGTATCGGTGTGCTCGATTGAAGAAGTGGCCTCGCAAAGCCCGCAGTCGATCTGGTTCCAACTGTATGTGCTCAAGGATCGCGGCTTTATGCGCAACGCGCTGGAGCGGGCGCAGGCGGCTGGAGTCACCACGCTGGTGTTCACTGTCGACATGCCGACACCCGGCGCACGCTACCGCGATGCACACTCGGGCATGTCCGGCCCATACGCGGCGCAACGGCGCATGTTGCAGGCGATCACCAAGCCGCAATGGGCCTTCGATGTAGGCCTGATGGGTCGCCCCCACGACCTGGGCAATATCTCCAGGTACCTGGGCAAACCCACCCACCTGGAAGACTACATCGGCTGGCTCGCCAACAACTTCGACCCATCGATCAGCTGGAAAGACCTGGAATGGATCCGCGAGTTCTGGAAAGGCCCGATGATCATCAAGGGCATCCTCGACCCACAGGATGCCAAGGATGCGGTGAGTTTCGGCGCCGACGGTATCGTGGTCTCCAACCATGGCGGTCGCCAGCTCGACGGCGTGCTGTCCACGGCCAAGGCGTTGCCGCCGATTGCCGAAGCCGTGGGCGACGACCTGACTGTGCTGGTGGACTCCGGCATTCGCTCGGGGCTCGACGTAGTGCGCATGCTCGCCCTGGGTGCCAAGGCATGCCTGCTCGGGCGTGCCGCCGCCTATGCACTGGCCGCCGAGGGCCAGCACGGGGTGGAGAACCTGCTGGATATCTTCGCCAAGGAAATGCGCGTGGCGATGACCCTGACCGGGGTTACTTCAATCGCACAGATCGATCGCAGCACCCTGGTCTAG
- a CDS encoding LysR family transcriptional regulator, producing the protein MNLRTLRAFVEVVRQGGFSQAADTVALTQSTVSKAVKTLEDELGTPLLNRLGHKNELTAAGEIAYRRALVILAERNDLVAEINDLRGLKRGVLRIGLPPVGCGVLFAAMFAAYRSRYPDIDIELTEYGSKKLRECLEAGEVDLAALLLPVDEGFDYQPVRNEPLIAVLPISHPLARRKRIDFTDLADSPFILFEAGFALNAKILSACERKGVAPKVTARSGQIDFIVDLVAAGLGVAFLPRMLAHKHQHAGIALIPLDEPHTDWHIALAWRASAHLPPAARAWLDLALEPAFSSGHGG; encoded by the coding sequence ATGAACCTGCGAACCCTGCGTGCGTTTGTCGAGGTGGTGCGCCAGGGCGGCTTTTCCCAAGCGGCCGATACGGTGGCGCTGACCCAGTCCACCGTCAGCAAGGCGGTCAAGACCTTGGAGGACGAGCTGGGCACGCCGCTGCTTAATCGCCTCGGCCATAAGAACGAACTTACCGCTGCCGGTGAAATTGCCTACCGCCGCGCCCTGGTGATACTCGCCGAACGCAACGACCTGGTGGCTGAAATCAATGACCTGCGCGGCCTCAAGCGTGGTGTGCTACGCATTGGCCTGCCGCCCGTAGGATGTGGCGTGTTGTTTGCCGCCATGTTTGCCGCTTACCGCAGCCGTTACCCGGATATCGATATCGAACTGACCGAATACGGCAGTAAAAAACTGCGCGAATGCCTGGAGGCGGGGGAGGTCGACCTCGCGGCCCTGCTGTTGCCGGTAGACGAAGGCTTCGACTACCAGCCGGTACGCAACGAACCCCTGATCGCTGTGCTGCCTATCAGTCACCCGTTGGCGCGTCGCAAGCGCATCGACTTCACCGATCTGGCGGACTCGCCATTTATCCTGTTCGAGGCCGGCTTCGCCCTCAACGCCAAGATCCTCAGCGCTTGCGAGCGCAAGGGCGTGGCCCCCAAAGTCACCGCCCGCAGCGGGCAGATCGACTTTATCGTCGACCTGGTCGCCGCCGGGCTGGGAGTCGCCTTCCTGCCACGCATGCTGGCGCACAAGCACCAACACGCCGGCATCGCCTTGATCCCCCTGGACGAACCCCACACCGACTGGCACATCGCCCTGGCCTGGCGCGCCAGCGCCCACCTGCCACCCGCGGCCCGGGCCTGGCTGGATTTGGCCCTGGAGCCGGCGTTTTCAAGCGGTCATGGCGGTTAA
- a CDS encoding DUF6932 family protein: MANTDLDSLFSQHYSNAKTMEFPAFIDNKSTCNPINSAPYITSLSSFFEEPKDPKRSLLCARLKTAIAELAMADIGVEIILIGGSFLDSTVIPGDLDCVLFYSLSTETSTLDFQQWQYQMKKQDLDARLIPMDSNPLIMWKAALFFAVLYTQRKNAEGVPTGLILIDCKR; the protein is encoded by the coding sequence ATGGCCAATACCGACTTAGACTCGCTTTTTTCACAGCATTACTCCAACGCCAAGACCATGGAATTCCCAGCCTTCATTGACAACAAGTCAACTTGCAACCCAATCAATTCAGCACCTTATATAACGTCCCTTTCAAGCTTTTTTGAAGAACCTAAAGATCCAAAAAGGAGCTTGCTCTGCGCACGACTTAAAACCGCTATAGCAGAGTTGGCGATGGCTGATATTGGCGTTGAAATCATACTGATAGGTGGAAGTTTTCTGGACTCAACGGTCATCCCAGGCGATCTGGATTGCGTGCTCTTCTACTCATTGAGCACCGAAACGAGCACACTGGACTTTCAGCAATGGCAATATCAGATGAAAAAGCAAGACCTGGATGCCCGACTAATTCCTATGGACTCCAATCCGCTCATCATGTGGAAAGCCGCGTTATTTTTTGCCGTACTGTACACGCAAAGAAAAAACGCCGAGGGTGTCCCTACCGGCTTGATATTAATTGACTGCAAACGCTGA
- a CDS encoding Fic family protein, translated as MDFVVAKVKAHFRKSLTYPVGLVLAEGTVKSVLSAQARLETYKNKPWPISPESVSAVLACDGKSRCFRHPLFEHYATNNALEPLKNRTPTEQQYVEVFSSALEQSLFTLNYSTICELLEAAACALTGTAVTIRTTRVGVRPDKRGCTVEFVQAADIPSALMALWKYVADLPSSRQDLLGASVASVGLMNCHPFVDGNGRLARVLFNALMGRTSQNYIPLYDFYNCSPGAHVLRIRQAELFGEWDDWVRFHCDIIGFMAGH; from the coding sequence ATGGATTTTGTCGTGGCAAAAGTAAAAGCGCATTTTAGAAAATCCCTAACGTACCCGGTTGGATTGGTGCTGGCTGAGGGAACGGTTAAATCAGTGCTTAGCGCTCAGGCAAGACTTGAGACGTATAAAAATAAGCCGTGGCCTATTTCGCCCGAATCGGTATCGGCAGTGTTGGCGTGCGATGGCAAATCGCGGTGCTTCCGACATCCGCTGTTCGAGCATTATGCGACGAATAATGCGTTGGAGCCCTTGAAGAATAGAACGCCTACTGAACAACAGTATGTTGAGGTGTTTTCATCAGCACTTGAACAGTCTCTGTTCACCTTGAACTACTCGACGATTTGTGAACTGTTGGAAGCCGCCGCCTGCGCGCTCACAGGCACCGCTGTAACAATCAGGACGACGCGAGTAGGTGTCAGGCCTGATAAGCGTGGTTGCACAGTAGAGTTTGTTCAGGCGGCTGATATACCATCGGCACTTATGGCCCTTTGGAAGTATGTGGCCGATTTGCCGAGCAGTCGCCAAGACTTATTGGGTGCATCCGTTGCTTCCGTAGGGCTAATGAATTGTCATCCGTTCGTAGATGGTAATGGGCGATTGGCACGTGTGTTGTTCAATGCCCTGATGGGGCGTACATCGCAAAACTACATTCCCTTATATGACTTTTATAACTGTTCGCCCGGCGCTCATGTATTGCGCATCCGGCAGGCTGAGCTATTTGGTGAGTGGGATGATTGGGTGCGTTTCCATTGCGACATCATTGGCTTTATGGCCGGTCACTAG
- a CDS encoding retropepsin-like aspartic protease — protein MGRNSLTLYVVAFLLSNPVSAVELQDIQAKLYAPSSIPLRGLEASRIDANTLLSAVLARAQSKKPATQINLSDCAVLNVENTATACKLILLGNHLNDGHFAAYAQVLASMTAEQLRRAEQFIAQLDVDTLKRVGDRQTGLLKRTQIVLSSEENDYLKSATEPLLEVEINGHAAKLLFDTGASVTVIGESDALRYGVELIKLPVGINSYYSRQSVNAQYGLIREMNLSGIELRNVLVVVGGALSLFGLDLMSSFDSVIVGSEHIALNVTSAEIEALEQQCVGSVFLGSSYSRQTQFLYVLANVDGQQTAASLDTGNLYYLSGGETKVGSARSDQRSKIVTDANGTFPRAITHTTTNLNIGGSAKDVSYTTLAEQKYLTPYVLGWPAFQDYELIWNTHESRACYKQKIPVQ, from the coding sequence ATGGGCCGCAATAGCCTCACTCTATACGTGGTCGCATTCTTGCTGTCGAACCCAGTGAGTGCTGTCGAGTTGCAGGACATACAAGCTAAACTGTATGCCCCGAGTTCTATTCCATTACGCGGTTTGGAAGCATCAAGAATAGACGCTAATACGCTGCTTTCCGCCGTTCTGGCCAGGGCCCAGTCCAAGAAGCCCGCGACGCAAATCAACCTTAGTGATTGCGCAGTCCTCAATGTGGAAAACACGGCGACCGCCTGCAAACTCATACTGCTCGGTAATCACCTGAATGATGGGCACTTCGCGGCTTATGCGCAGGTCCTGGCGTCCATGACTGCAGAACAGCTTCGTCGAGCCGAACAGTTTATTGCTCAGTTGGATGTCGATACGCTCAAACGTGTGGGCGATCGGCAAACCGGCTTATTGAAGCGCACTCAAATAGTGTTAAGTAGTGAAGAAAATGATTATCTAAAAAGCGCCACAGAACCTTTGCTTGAAGTTGAAATAAATGGGCATGCGGCAAAGCTCTTGTTTGATACGGGCGCGAGCGTGACAGTTATCGGCGAGTCTGATGCCCTCCGATATGGCGTTGAATTGATTAAGTTGCCGGTGGGAATCAATAGTTATTACAGTCGGCAATCGGTGAATGCCCAGTACGGCTTGATCAGGGAGATGAACCTTTCGGGCATTGAACTCAGAAACGTTCTGGTTGTAGTGGGCGGGGCGCTCAGTTTGTTTGGTCTGGACCTGATGTCTAGTTTCGACAGTGTCATTGTTGGAAGTGAGCATATTGCACTGAACGTAACCTCCGCGGAAATAGAGGCGCTTGAACAGCAGTGCGTGGGCAGCGTCTTTCTAGGCAGCTCTTATTCACGACAAACTCAGTTTTTATATGTGCTCGCTAATGTGGATGGCCAACAAACCGCTGCTTCCCTTGATACCGGTAATCTTTACTACTTAAGTGGCGGCGAAACCAAGGTCGGTTCAGCGAGGAGTGATCAGCGAAGCAAAATAGTGACCGATGCGAATGGTACATTTCCCCGAGCAATTACCCATACCACCACCAATCTGAACATAGGGGGGAGTGCGAAAGATGTTTCCTATACGACACTGGCCGAACAAAAGTACCTGACGCCCTATGTCTTGGGATGGCCAGCGTTTCAAGACTATGAATTGATATGGAACACACATGAATCAAGAGCCTGCTACAAACAAAAAATTCCAGTTCAGTAA
- a CDS encoding TolC family protein, with amino-acid sequence MKRLSSVLMMVLLCCSRSAWAFEPDVFDTARNVSLQAVYDDARGELPCSFGRLPERLPLALVVELILCHDPQTRLSWANAKAQAAQVGLSQAAYLPRLDGRVSSSRGNGRVDYDEPALRSGEGHRRHDSASLELSWVLVDFGRRGAALRNARQLLVAANATQDAMLQRTFVEAAQAYYDALSAQRSLAASVQITELAARNLEAADAKYKAGAAALSDRLQAQTAFSQANLRQIRDRGALHNALGVIALRMGLSPQTTLQLAGDLTPLPNTQFLQAADELLTQARQDHPAVLAAHARLRAAQAAVDERRAANLPSLALTADLTYARSQQSKIFNGDERERDRSIGLQLSIPIFDGFGRTYQIRQAQARVDAGRAELAEVEQEVALDLWASYQTLNVETQSLQRTSELVDQSRQSLEVVQGRYHSGVGSMIELLNALTAYSGAEQEHIQTLSRWQTSRLRLAASFGRLGFWAL; translated from the coding sequence ATGAAGCGATTATCCTCGGTTTTGATGATGGTTTTGCTGTGTTGTTCACGTTCTGCATGGGCCTTTGAGCCAGACGTTTTTGACACTGCACGCAACGTTTCCCTGCAAGCGGTGTATGACGATGCACGTGGCGAGCTGCCGTGTAGTTTTGGCCGGCTGCCTGAACGTTTGCCGTTAGCGCTAGTGGTCGAACTGATTCTGTGCCACGACCCACAGACGCGTCTCAGTTGGGCCAACGCCAAGGCTCAGGCTGCCCAGGTTGGGCTCAGCCAGGCGGCGTATCTGCCGCGCCTGGATGGGCGCGTTAGCAGTAGTCGCGGCAATGGTCGGGTTGACTACGATGAGCCGGCCTTGCGTTCTGGTGAAGGGCACCGGCGGCACGACAGCGCCAGTCTTGAGCTCAGTTGGGTGTTGGTGGACTTCGGTCGACGCGGGGCCGCCTTGCGCAATGCCCGCCAGTTGCTGGTGGCTGCCAACGCTACCCAGGACGCCATGTTGCAGCGTACTTTTGTTGAGGCAGCGCAGGCTTATTACGATGCCTTGTCAGCTCAGCGCAGCTTGGCCGCCTCGGTGCAGATCACCGAACTGGCGGCTCGCAATCTGGAAGCAGCGGATGCCAAATACAAAGCCGGTGCGGCCGCACTTTCTGATCGCTTACAGGCGCAAACAGCGTTTTCCCAGGCTAATTTGCGCCAGATCCGCGACCGTGGAGCATTGCATAACGCTTTGGGCGTGATTGCCTTGCGCATGGGGCTATCACCCCAAACGACTCTGCAGTTGGCGGGTGACCTCACTCCACTGCCGAACACTCAGTTCCTGCAGGCGGCCGATGAGTTGTTGACCCAGGCGCGTCAGGATCACCCGGCAGTACTCGCCGCACACGCTAGGCTCAGAGCCGCTCAGGCGGCCGTTGATGAGCGACGCGCTGCCAACCTTCCGAGCCTGGCACTGACCGCCGACCTGACGTACGCCCGTAGCCAGCAATCGAAGATATTCAATGGCGATGAGCGTGAGCGGGACCGCAGTATTGGTTTGCAGTTGAGCATCCCGATCTTTGACGGTTTTGGCCGGACCTACCAGATCCGCCAAGCACAAGCCCGTGTAGACGCGGGCCGAGCAGAACTGGCTGAGGTCGAGCAAGAGGTCGCGCTAGACCTGTGGGCCAGCTACCAGACGTTGAATGTTGAGACCCAAAGTCTGCAGCGCACCAGCGAGTTGGTCGATCAATCGCGCCAGTCGCTGGAGGTTGTCCAGGGCCGTTATCACTCCGGGGTGGGCAGCATGATCGAGTTGCTCAATGCCTTGACCGCGTATTCCGGTGCTGAGCAAGAGCATATTCAAACCCTCAGCCGCTGGCAGACATCACGCCTCAGGCTGGCGGCCAGCTTTGGTCGACTGGGATTCTGGGCGTTGTAA
- a CDS encoding response regulator transcription factor has product MHIHLLLVEDNLDLATTVIEYLEISGIVCDHVTNGQTGLNLALNQHYDVILLDIMLPRLDGQQLCERLRQQGIQTPILMLTSLDALSDKLASFAAGADDYLVKPFELAELLARIRALSLRRSGQTSRLQVDDLVMELTTRKVSRAGQELHLSPICWTLLESLMRASPQPVSRERLEAKIWGDEPPDSNTLKVHMHRLRKAVDKPFGRPLIHTLPGVGIQVKAHA; this is encoded by the coding sequence GTGCATATCCACTTGCTGTTGGTCGAGGACAACCTGGATCTGGCCACCACCGTCATCGAGTACCTGGAGATCAGCGGCATCGTCTGCGACCACGTCACTAATGGCCAGACCGGGCTCAACCTGGCGCTTAACCAGCATTACGACGTGATTCTCCTGGATATCATGCTGCCGCGACTGGACGGCCAGCAATTATGCGAGCGGTTGCGTCAGCAAGGCATTCAGACCCCCATCCTGATGCTGACCTCGCTGGACGCCTTGTCGGACAAGCTCGCCAGTTTTGCTGCGGGCGCCGACGACTACCTGGTCAAGCCGTTCGAACTGGCTGAACTGCTGGCCAGGATCCGCGCACTGAGCCTGCGCCGCAGCGGTCAGACCAGTCGCCTGCAAGTAGATGATCTGGTGATGGAACTAACTACCCGCAAAGTCAGCCGCGCGGGCCAGGAGCTGCATTTGTCACCCATTTGCTGGACCTTGTTGGAAAGCCTGATGCGCGCAAGTCCCCAACCCGTTTCCCGAGAACGCCTGGAAGCGAAGATCTGGGGCGATGAGCCACCCGACAGCAATACGCTCAAAGTACATATGCATCGGCTGCGCAAGGCGGTAGACAAACCCTTCGGCCGGCCGTTGATCCATACCCTGCCGGGTGTCGGCATTCAGGTGAAAGCCCATGCGTAA
- a CDS encoding sensor histidine kinase — protein MRNGLSLKWVISGSFLCLIAVVLVIYSRLLPEFTVRGLFYTASAMMEEEAQYFVRHYKQDPTTPTPHNYFYTSVIGKEALPQDVRELLNTPPNLSFGAVNIFGDLYSDDDDEPFQIILEQPLGDGKTLYMYDIDHDKEAGGEVETPLSDAYFDQVIESVKFISLAVFVPALIIIALLVWWLVRPLGRLVQWSGTLKNPDALASRRPGFNFKEFNMLADALAKSVEQVQAASQREGRLLRYTSHELRTPLAVLKANIELLALQSGGVLPPSLQRIERSVLNMQLIAETLLWMSREHAESLPEEDVNLSEVVGELIEKHRYLIGNRDIELSIDIHDEPCRLPPTACRIVIGNFLRNALQYAEEGAVDISFKYPRLVIANHIREVKPRQESDDYGYGLGLQLMRQLCAKLNWQIDVIREQQRFTVILDFTSVMPSAAHR, from the coding sequence ATGCGTAACGGCCTGAGCTTGAAATGGGTGATCAGCGGGAGTTTCCTGTGTCTGATTGCGGTGGTGCTGGTGATCTACAGCAGGCTGCTGCCTGAATTCACCGTGCGCGGCTTGTTCTATACCGCCAGCGCGATGATGGAAGAGGAAGCCCAGTATTTTGTCAGGCACTACAAGCAGGACCCGACCACACCGACTCCGCACAATTATTTCTATACCAGCGTCATCGGCAAGGAGGCGTTGCCGCAGGACGTCCGTGAGTTGCTCAATACACCGCCGAATCTGTCCTTCGGTGCGGTGAATATCTTCGGCGATCTCTATTCCGATGACGACGACGAGCCATTCCAGATCATCCTTGAACAGCCTCTGGGTGACGGCAAAACTCTCTACATGTACGACATCGACCACGATAAAGAGGCCGGGGGGGAGGTCGAGACGCCATTGTCTGACGCCTATTTTGATCAGGTCATAGAGAGCGTTAAGTTCATCAGCCTGGCGGTATTCGTGCCGGCGCTGATCATCATCGCTTTGCTCGTGTGGTGGTTGGTCCGTCCGCTGGGACGTTTGGTCCAATGGTCCGGCACCTTGAAAAACCCTGATGCCCTGGCCAGCAGGCGGCCTGGTTTCAACTTCAAGGAGTTCAATATGTTGGCCGATGCCCTGGCCAAAAGTGTCGAGCAAGTGCAGGCCGCCAGCCAGCGTGAAGGCCGCCTGTTGCGCTACACCAGCCATGAACTGCGAACGCCATTGGCGGTGCTCAAGGCCAATATCGAACTGCTGGCCCTGCAATCCGGCGGTGTGCTGCCTCCCTCCTTGCAGCGTATAGAACGCTCCGTGCTGAATATGCAGCTTATCGCCGAGACCTTACTGTGGATGAGTCGCGAGCACGCCGAATCGCTGCCGGAGGAAGACGTTAACTTGAGCGAAGTGGTCGGCGAACTGATTGAGAAGCACCGCTACCTGATCGGTAACCGGGATATCGAGCTGAGCATCGACATCCACGACGAACCTTGCCGACTGCCCCCTACCGCGTGCCGCATCGTGATCGGCAACTTCCTGCGCAATGCACTGCAATACGCCGAAGAGGGCGCAGTAGATATCAGCTTCAAATACCCTCGGCTGGTGATTGCCAATCACATCAGGGAGGTCAAGCCGCGCCAGGAATCCGACGACTATGGCTATGGCCTTGGGTTGCAGTTGATGCGGCAATTGTGCGCAAAACTGAACTGGCAGATTGACGTGATCCGCGAGCAACAACGCTTCACGGTCATCCTCGATTTCACCAGCGTGATGCCGAGCGCTGCACATAGATAG
- a CDS encoding TetR/AcrR family transcriptional regulator, which yields MAQMGRPRSFDREEAVEQAMHLFWQHGYDATSLAQLKTGLGGGISAPSFYAAFGSKEALFDECVQRYLATYAQVTECLWDESLPPRRAVETALRQSARMQCDDAHPKGCMVTLGVMSAPSPEHARVVNALTQSRARTRAGIVACVQRAIQAGQLPDTLNVEAMATLFDCFLQGVSIQARDNTPHEQIDAAINHLLLTWDIAASTAAPIRHGTPALLKTSQS from the coding sequence CGTTGAACAGGCCATGCACCTGTTCTGGCAGCACGGCTACGACGCCACCTCCCTTGCTCAACTCAAGACGGGCCTGGGTGGCGGCATTTCCGCACCGAGTTTCTACGCCGCGTTCGGCTCCAAGGAAGCACTGTTCGATGAGTGCGTGCAGCGCTACCTGGCAACCTACGCCCAGGTCACCGAATGCTTGTGGGATGAAAGTCTGCCGCCACGCCGGGCCGTCGAAACCGCATTGCGCCAGTCAGCGCGCATGCAATGCGACGACGCCCACCCCAAGGGCTGCATGGTGACACTGGGGGTGATGAGCGCGCCGAGCCCGGAGCATGCGCGGGTGGTGAACGCGCTGACCCAATCCCGGGCGCGAACCCGGGCGGGAATTGTCGCGTGTGTACAGCGGGCGATCCAGGCCGGCCAGTTGCCGGACACGCTGAATGTTGAGGCGATGGCGACCCTGTTCGATTGCTTCTTGCAGGGCGTGTCGATCCAGGCACGGGATAACACACCCCATGAGCAGATCGATGCGGCGATCAACCATCTGCTGTTGACCTGGGACATCGCGGCCTCTACGGCAGCGCCTATTCGTCACGGCACGCCAGCGCTGTTGAAAACATCACAGTCGTAA